The Sandaracinus amylolyticus genomic interval CGCGAGGCTCGCGCCCACCACGACGATCCGGTTCGTGCTCATCGATTGCCCCCAGCGACGCCGCGATGTGTACCGAGTTCGCGCGGCGCGTTCCAGATGCGTCGTGCGCGATCGTGGCATCGCGCAGCGGGGCCCGACGCGCCGCCGACCGTGGTGCGATTGCACGCGCTCGCACGGTACGTAGCTAACGACGACGTGATGTCGAAACGTGCGCGACACACCCCGGCACGTCCGCTCACCGCCACCGATGCGGCGTGGTACCGGCTCGAGCATCGCGGCAATCCGGTCGACGTCACGAGCGTGCTCTCGTTCGACGGAACGCTCGCCGTCGACGTGCTGTGCGCGCGGCTCGAGGAGCGCTTGCTCGAGCACCCGCGCTTCCGCCAGCGCGTCGTCGCGCGCTGGGACGCCGCGCCCCGCTGGGAGGACGAGCCCGACTTCTCGATCGCGCGCCACGTGTCGCGCACGCGCCTGACGCCGCCCGCCGGTCGCGTCGAGCTCGAGGCGCTCGTCAGCGGGTTGATGAGCGATCCGTTCGACTGGTCGCGCTCGCCGTGGCGGGTCGTGATGATCGAAGGGCTCGCCGAGGGCACCGCGCTCGTCGTGCAGGTCCACCACTGCATGGGCGACGGCTTCGCGTTGATGGAGATCCTGCTCTCGCTCGCCGACGAGGACCCCGACGCGCGCGTGGCGCGCGCGCGCGCCTCGGCCTGGCCGTTCGCGGGATCGCCGCGGGTGCGCGACGTGCCGCGCCTCGTGCTCGCCGGCGCGCGCTCGGTCGCGCAGCTCGCGCGGCTGTCGTTCGATCCGCCCAGCGCGCTGCGACGTCATCCCACCGGACATCGCGTCGCGAGCTGGTCGCGCGGGCTCCCGCTCGACCGCATCAAGGACACCGCACATCGCGGCCGCGAGACCGTCAACGACGCGCTGCTCGGCGCGCTCACCGGCGCGCTGCGGCTCTATCTCCAGGAGCGCGGCGAGCGCTGCCCGCCGGTGCGCGCGTTCGTGCCGGTGAACCTGCGCCCGCCTCACGCGCCGATCGATCTCGAGCACGGCAACTGGTTCGGGCTGGTCTACGTCGACCTGCCGATCGACGTGATGGATCACGCGGTGCGCGAGCGCGCGCTCCACGCGACCATCGCGCGCGCGAAGCGCGGCTCCGACGCGCTGATCTCGCTCGGCATCCTCGAGCTGATGGGCCGCGTGCCGCTGCGCGTCGCGCGCTTGCTCGAGGAGGTCTTCGTGCGCAAGGCGTCCCTCGTCGTCACGAACGTGCCCGGGCCGCGGGAGCGCATCGCGATCGCAGGCGTGCCGCTGCGCGAGATCGTGTTCTGGGTGCCGCACCCGCGCCTGTCGCTCGGGGTGAGCCTGCTGAGCTACGCGGGCCAGGTGCACGTCGGCGTGCGCGCCGACTCCGCCGTGGTGCCCGATCCGCGTCGCCTCGTCGCGCTGTTCGAGGGCGAGCTCGACCGCATGGCGCGCGAGCGCGGCGTCCGCCCGCAGCGGATCGCAGCGCGTCCGGTGGCCGCGAGCACGGACGCGCATGGCTGAGCGGCATGCAGAATTTGTCGCGGATCCGACAGATCGCAGACGAGAAATTCCGCGACTAGTGAATCCGTCTTCCGATACTGTATCGTCGTCGCCGACGGAGGGGATCGGTGACGAAGACACGAAGACGGTTCCTGAGCGCGCCACGAGTCGCGCTGCTGATGCTCGCGATGCTCGCCCCGACCCAGGTCGCGCTCGCGGACCTGGGCTCGGTGTCGGACTCCTACGACGACGCGACCCGCGTCGACGCCGGAGCCTCCACCGCATACGACCTGAGCGGCGGGCGCGCGCGGCTCGCGCTGCAGTCCGTCTCGTTCGGCGATGGCGCCGACGGCCCGTGCAACGTCGCATCGGGCACGATCGATCTCTCGACGCAGTCGTGCTCGGGCCGCGCGACCGCGGACGCGATCGCGACGACGCTGACCGCGACCGCCAGCGCCGGCGCGAGCTCGATCACGGTCGCCTCGGCGGCCGGCCTCGCGGTCGGCGACGACATCGTCGTGATCGCGATGCAGGACGTGGGCGGCACCGGCAGCGAGACCGGGCGCTACCAGGCGTTCACCATCGCGGCGATCTCGGGGACGACGCTCACGCTCGCGTCGCCCGTGGCGGCAGGGCTCACGATCGGCGGCGGGCGACGCGTCGTGGTGCAGCGCATCCCGAGCTACACGACGGTCACGGTCGCCGCGGGCGCGACCCTCACCGCGGCGGCGTGGGACGGAACGCGCGGCGGCGTGCTCGCGCTGCGCGCGAGCGGCGCGCTCACCGTGAACGGCACGATCACGATGACGGGCCGCGGCTTCCGCGGCGGTGGATCGCCGAGCGCGACGTGGAGCGTCGGCATCGCGGGCGAGAGCCCGACTCGCAACAACACGACGCGCACGACGACCGCGGCGTTCGGCGGTGGCGGCGGCGGCGACGCGGAGTGGTGCCACTCGGGCCAGGGCGGCGGTGGCGGCGGCTACGGCACCAGCGGCGCGAACGGCCTCGGCGTGTTCTACGAGTGCGGCAGCGGCTGGGCCGGCGGGCGCACGATCGCGCAGGGCGGCGCCGCGTTCGGCGTCGCGAGCCTCGCGACGTTGTTCATGGGCCCCGGCGGCGGCGCGGGCGGTCAGGACGGCGACAACCCCGACGGCGGCGGCGCGGGCGGCCACGGCGGCGGCATCGTGTGGATCGCGGCGCGCACGATCAGCGTGGCCGGCGTGATCAGCGCGAACGGCGCGAACGGCAGCGACGGGATCAGCGAGACCGGCGGCGGCGCGGGCGGCGCGGGCGGATCGATCCTCCTCCAGGCCGAGAGCGCGAGCATCGGCACGTCGCGCGTGACCGCGACCGGCGGTGCGCAGGGCACGTCGCTCGGGCGTCCCGAGAACAGCGGCGGCGCGGGCGGCAGCGGACGCATCCACGTCGACTCGACGAGCGCGCTGGTGGGCACGACCGCGCCGGCCGCCGACGTGTCGTCCGCGCTCTATGCGACGAGCGGTCGCGTGCAGTCGCGCAACCTGCTCGATGGCGCGACGTTCGTCGGCTCGATCGATCAGTTCGCGTACGACCTCTCGGCGCTGCCCTCGGGCACGACGGCGCGCGTGCAGTTCAGCCGCGACGGCGCGGCGTGGCTCAGCAGCGCCGGCACCGACGGCGGGCACGACGTGCTGAGCGCGGGCGCGGGCACGGTCTCGCTCGCGGCGCTCGCGTGGCGCGGAGCGACGTTCTTCTACCGGCTCGACATGGGATCCTCGGGCGCGAGCACGCCCGCGATGAGCGCGGTGCGGGTCGACTACTGCTTCGACCCATCGGGCGCCGACGCCGACGGCGACGGCGTGTTCGACGCGTGCGACGGCGACGACGACGCGGACGCGATCGCGGACGCGAGCGACAACTGCCCGCTGATCGCCAACGCCGATCAGGTGAACACCGACGGCGACACGATGGGCGACGCGTGCGACCTCGACGACGACGGCGACGCGGTGGTCGACGTGCTCGACAACTGCGTGCTGATCGTGAACTCGGCGCAGGAGAACAACGACGGTGACGCCGAGGGCGACGCGTGCGATCTCGACGACGACAACGACACCGTCGCGGACACCACTGACAACTGCGCGCTCATCGCGAACACGTCTCAGTCGAACAATGACGGTGACGCCGAGGGCGACGCGTGCGACCTCGACGACGACAACGACAGCGTCGCTGACACCACTGACAACTGCGCGCTGATCGCGAACACGTCTCAGTCGAACAACGACTCCGACGCCGAGGGCGACGCCTGCGACCTCGACGACGACAACGACAGCGTCGCGGACACGAGCGACAACTGCGCGCTGATCGCGAACACGTCTCAGTCGAACAACGACTCCGACGCCGAGGGCGACGCCTGCGACCTCGACGACGACAACGACACGGTCGCGGACACGGGCGACAACTGCGCGCTGATCGCGAACACGTCTCAGTCGAACAACGACTCCGACGCCGAGGGCGACGCCTGCGACGCCGACGACGACAACGACAGCGTCGCGGACACCACTGACAACTGCGCGCTGATCGCGAACACGTCTCAGTCGAACAACGACGGTGACGCCGAGGGCGACGCCTGCGACCTCGACGACGACAACGACACGGTCGCGGACACGACCGACAACTGCGCGCTGCTCGCGAACACGTCGCAGTCGAACAACGACTCCGACGCCGAGGGTGACGCCTGCGACCTCGACGACGACAACGACACGGTGGCGGACACCACCGACAACTGCGCGCTGATCGCGAACACGTCTCAGTCGAACAACGACGCCGACGCCGAGGGCGACGCGTGCGACCTCGACGACGACAACGACACCGTCGCGGACACCACCGACAACTGCGCGCTGATCGCGAACACGTCTCAGTCGAACAACGACGCTGACGCCGAAGGCGACGCCTGCGACGCCGACGACGACGACGACACCGTCGCCGACACGACCGACAACTGCGCGCTGATCGCGAACACGTCGCAGTCGAACAACGACGCTGACGCCGAAGGCGACGCCTGCGACGCGGACGACGACAACGACACCGTCGCGGACACGAGCGACAACTGCGCGCTGATCGCGAACACGTCGCAGTCGAACAACGACGCCGACGCCGAGGGCGACGCCTGCGACCTCGACGACGACGACGACACGGTCGCGGACACCACCGACAACTGCGCGCTGATGGCGAACACCGATCAGGCGAACGCCGACGGTGACGCCGAGGGCGACGCGTGCGACACCGACGACGACGGCGACGGCCTGCTCGACGGCGCCGACAACTGCGCGCTCGTCGCGAACCCCGACCAGGCGGACGCCGACGGCGACACGATCGGCGACGCGTGCGACGGCGATCTCGACGGCGACTCGGTCGCCGACGATGCCGACAACTGCCCTGCGGTCGCCAACGGCGACCAGCTCGACACCGACGCCGACGACGCGGGCGACGCGTGCGACACCGACGACGACGGCGACTCGGTGCTCGACGGCGCCGACAACTGCGCGCTCGCCGCGAACGCCGACCAGCTCGATACCGACGGCGACGACGCGGGCGACGCGTGCGACGCCGACGACGACGAGGACGGCCTCTCCGACGAGGACGAGGAGACGCTCGGCACCGACCCGCTCGAGGTCGACAGCGACGGCGACACGATCGGCGACGCGCTCGAGGTCGGCGACGACACGAGCGCGCCGCTCGACACCGACGGCGACGAGATCATCGACGCGCTCGACGACGACAGCGACGGCGACGGCATCGACGACGCGGTCGAGGTCGGCGACGACGATCCCGCGACCGATCCGGTCGACACCGACGGCGACGAGACGCCGGACCACCTCGACGACGACTCCGACGCCGACGGCGTGGACGACGGCGAGGACAACTGCCGCCTCGTCGACAACGCCGCCCAGACCGACACCGACTCGGACGGCGAGGGCGACGCGTGCGACGGCGACGAGGACGGCGACGGCGTCGACGACGTCGACGACAACTGCGCGTCGATCGCCAACCCCGATCAGCTCGACACCGACTCCGACGACGCCGGCGACGTGTGCGACGGCGACGACGACGCGGACGGGGTCGACGACGGCGCCGACAACTGCGCGCTCGTCGCGAACGCCGACCAGCTCGACGCCGACGGCGACGGGGTCGGCGCCGCGTGCGACGACGACGACGAGCCGAGCACGCCCGACGGCGGCATGCCGATGGGCGATGC includes:
- a CDS encoding wax ester/triacylglycerol synthase family O-acyltransferase, with protein sequence MSKRARHTPARPLTATDAAWYRLEHRGNPVDVTSVLSFDGTLAVDVLCARLEERLLEHPRFRQRVVARWDAAPRWEDEPDFSIARHVSRTRLTPPAGRVELEALVSGLMSDPFDWSRSPWRVVMIEGLAEGTALVVQVHHCMGDGFALMEILLSLADEDPDARVARARASAWPFAGSPRVRDVPRLVLAGARSVAQLARLSFDPPSALRRHPTGHRVASWSRGLPLDRIKDTAHRGRETVNDALLGALTGALRLYLQERGERCPPVRAFVPVNLRPPHAPIDLEHGNWFGLVYVDLPIDVMDHAVRERALHATIARAKRGSDALISLGILELMGRVPLRVARLLEEVFVRKASLVVTNVPGPRERIAIAGVPLREIVFWVPHPRLSLGVSLLSYAGQVHVGVRADSAVVPDPRRLVALFEGELDRMARERGVRPQRIAARPVAASTDAHG
- a CDS encoding thrombospondin type 3 repeat-containing protein — translated: MTKTRRRFLSAPRVALLMLAMLAPTQVALADLGSVSDSYDDATRVDAGASTAYDLSGGRARLALQSVSFGDGADGPCNVASGTIDLSTQSCSGRATADAIATTLTATASAGASSITVASAAGLAVGDDIVVIAMQDVGGTGSETGRYQAFTIAAISGTTLTLASPVAAGLTIGGGRRVVVQRIPSYTTVTVAAGATLTAAAWDGTRGGVLALRASGALTVNGTITMTGRGFRGGGSPSATWSVGIAGESPTRNNTTRTTTAAFGGGGGGDAEWCHSGQGGGGGGYGTSGANGLGVFYECGSGWAGGRTIAQGGAAFGVASLATLFMGPGGGAGGQDGDNPDGGGAGGHGGGIVWIAARTISVAGVISANGANGSDGISETGGGAGGAGGSILLQAESASIGTSRVTATGGAQGTSLGRPENSGGAGGSGRIHVDSTSALVGTTAPAADVSSALYATSGRVQSRNLLDGATFVGSIDQFAYDLSALPSGTTARVQFSRDGAAWLSSAGTDGGHDVLSAGAGTVSLAALAWRGATFFYRLDMGSSGASTPAMSAVRVDYCFDPSGADADGDGVFDACDGDDDADAIADASDNCPLIANADQVNTDGDTMGDACDLDDDGDAVVDVLDNCVLIVNSAQENNDGDAEGDACDLDDDNDTVADTTDNCALIANTSQSNNDGDAEGDACDLDDDNDSVADTTDNCALIANTSQSNNDSDAEGDACDLDDDNDSVADTSDNCALIANTSQSNNDSDAEGDACDLDDDNDTVADTGDNCALIANTSQSNNDSDAEGDACDADDDNDSVADTTDNCALIANTSQSNNDGDAEGDACDLDDDNDTVADTTDNCALLANTSQSNNDSDAEGDACDLDDDNDTVADTTDNCALIANTSQSNNDADAEGDACDLDDDNDTVADTTDNCALIANTSQSNNDADAEGDACDADDDDDTVADTTDNCALIANTSQSNNDADAEGDACDADDDNDTVADTSDNCALIANTSQSNNDADAEGDACDLDDDDDTVADTTDNCALMANTDQANADGDAEGDACDTDDDGDGLLDGADNCALVANPDQADADGDTIGDACDGDLDGDSVADDADNCPAVANGDQLDTDADDAGDACDTDDDGDSVLDGADNCALAANADQLDTDGDDAGDACDADDDEDGLSDEDEETLGTDPLEVDSDGDTIGDALEVGDDTSAPLDTDGDEIIDALDDDSDGDGIDDAVEVGDDDPATDPVDTDGDETPDHLDDDSDADGVDDGEDNCRLVDNAAQTDTDSDGEGDACDGDEDGDGVDDVDDNCASIANPDQLDTDSDDAGDVCDGDDDADGVDDGADNCALVANADQLDADGDGVGAACDDDDEPSTPDGGMPMGDAGTANRDAGVGTDAGTMVAASGSGCGCVVLGRSASGSTTGALAALAALAMAIVMRRRRA